TATCCACTAAAAGAGAATTTTACCGGTGCCAGATTACCACGCTCTACGATGGACTTTCCAGTCACTGCAGTCAGCGTGCCGACCCGAATTCATCACTCAGAACTCGTCAGAACGATCAGCTCCGGActcggaggcggaggggcAGCACAAGTCCAATAGAGGGGTCAAGGTGGGGCAGTTATCTTCGCCCCCACGGTGAATCGGTGAAGTTAGGCGGTCGGTCATTACACATACTCCACTCCATAGACGTTCGTGTTTCTCTACGATTTCcagagagaagaagatttATTACTGTGATTACTTGGTGCCTTTACGGTTGCCTCATCAAGAGGCTGCTTACGGACCTCACCCCCCctcacctttttttttttctccttccttAGAAAAAGCTCTCTAAGAATTGCTTCAGAATATCATATACCCTCCAGACCGACGGTCATCTAGCATGGTTTTGGCACCTGCTGTCAAGGATGCTGTTTCCATGTGGGCGGATTAAGCGAATTGATTTGGCCTAAATTGAAAGACATTCATCCATATTACCATCAGGTCCCCAAGGCATTCATGTTGGATATCTACTGTGTGAACCCAAATCAATCTAAAAACAAAAGCCTAGCATAAAAGGAATTACACGATAGGCTAGTCAATGATTTTGGAATTTGTTAGAGTTTCTGCCCGCTTGTATTATATCTGCATGCCTTGCAACTTTTTGGCTGCTTCATCTGTGCCAGTAAAAGGCTTGCTGGCGGCTTTGGGTCTAGATTTGGTCGAAGTGCTGTCTTTCGGAAGCTCTTTGGTGTAGGGAAGAAACTCTGGCGCACCGGGTATGTATTTGCGGAGGGGCTCTGGAACAACAAATCCCTATCCGTTGTCAGTACGAGTCATACTAATTATGGGCGATACCTAGTTCATACATCATCTGTTTGGTAGTTCTCAAGTATGCAACAGAGCGTTCTCTCCGTAGCGCACAGCGTAGCATTCAGTGCATGGACATATGCTTTTTTCGCGTCCGTGGTCTTTTTGGGGCCAAATCGAATGCCGAGTGCACGTGCCTGGTAGTCGGTACAGTTGGAGCAAGAAACCAGCTCTTTGTATTCCTGCTGGAAGGGAAACCATGCTTCAAGGTCGAATTTCTTTGCTGCGGCATTATTCAAGGCGCCAGAAACTATAGAGACAATCTGGTAGGGGAGTCCAAGGGATTGGTAGAAGTCCTCAGAAGTGGCTATCATTTCGTCAAACACTTTCCAGGAGTCTTCAGGTTTCGTGAGAATAAATTGTTCAATCTATTATTGTGTGAGTTCTTGGGACGGTTGGCTTAGTGGGGGCCTATATCTGACCTTCTCAAATTGATGGACACGGAATATCCCCCAAGCGTCTTTCCCATGAGCGCCGGCCTCCTTACGGTAGCAAGTACTATATCCAGCATATCTGCTATCCAGTAAGCCTCTGTATACCACTATAAATGCAGCATATCTCACCTAATAGGGAGATCTTTATCTTGGAGCCATTCGCTATCATGCAATGCTGATAGGGGCTGCTCCGAGGTGGCAATCAAATACTTGTCAGTGGTCTTATCCTCGCTCTCAGTGACTTTGTAAAGCTCTTCGTCAAACTGTTCGAGTTGGGCAGTTTTTGCCATCATCTCCCTAAGCATAAAGTGAGGTGGTTGGTTCGGCTTGTACCCACGCTTCCATAGGAATTCCAACCCATAGTTCACAAGTGCAAGGTTCAAGAAAAGACCATAACCGGTAAGGCAATATCCACGGTGGCCAACGATCTTGACCCCGCGTTCCGGATCGTAGCCATCAAGCCGAGTCAAGACTTCATGATGCGATAAGCAGTTCGGTTTTTCGGCAACGAAGTTGTCCGGAGACCACGTCCTGATAATGGGGTTATCATCCTACAAGACGCGGTCAGTATCATACACAATTCCAGCCCCTTTCCCAGAACACCACTGACCTCATTGTTGCTCACAGGGACCGAGTCATGGACATAGTTGCCAATTGTTCGAATTTTTCGGTCTCTCAGGCTCTCCTTCTGAAAAGCAacctcttctgcctctttCCGCCGGGACTCTAGTTTTGCCTTATCCTCCAAAAGGAGGCTTGCGTCTTCCTTGTTCTAGTTTCCGATAGTCAGTCAAAGGATTGTATCGATGGACGCACAGATCACAAAAACCGAAActtacttttttctttttaccaATCTCCTTGAGGAGCGCATTGAGTTGGGAGTTTATTTGGGAAACCTCATAACGTGCTGCAACAAATCTCAaaattagtttatttaaatcCCAAGTGGTCCGCATCACTAAAGCAGATTATCAATGAGAACTTACCCCGGCGAGCTTCCTCATACAAGGAAAGAACCTCATCGACTGCAGTTTCAGGAGCCGATCTTCTCCTCTGGCTCTCCTTGATTTTATTCGGGTCTCCGCCACGGTCAGTAATGAAATCAGCAAGGTCCAGCATATTTTGTTATTATTCCCGCTTATTCGAAACCAAACGAGTTCACCAGGATGCCAGGCCCACTTGGGTATCGGTGTTGACGTTTGTTTGATCAATGTGCAGCAACTTCGACTTAGCGGGGAGATTATGAGGGGCACGAAATTTGGTCAACATTTCTCCGATCAACCTGACAGTTAGGGCATCCGCACCTAAATTAGGTCACGGTCCAGTGCTGACGCTCCAACCTCGAATAGGCTAGTCCGTATCTCGATTAGGACTAGACAATAATCATTTAATCATCACTCAAATGATAGCTACTATGTAACTAGTAGTTAACTGCAGGACGTACTGCGTAACCAGTTTAGTTAGCTACGAAGTTAATagctagttagttaattTGTTGGCTAATAAGTCTAGCTACAAACTACAGTACATACCTGTACTCCGCAGTACTAGATATAGCGAGATATCAATCTAGTCAGCTTAACAAAGTAAGGCTTTAGTGCACTGGTGGGGAGGTAGCATAAACACCTACTTTACTGCGCAACTACTCACAAGCTATGAATGAGGTAGGTTTTATAGCATAGTCGCGGTAATATTATAAGCAATCCAAAAGGATCGAAGAGAAATTCCCTCTTTGTTTTAATGGTTATGGTGTTTCGTATCCACTATGCGATTGCCCAATCCAGAAAGTGGAAAGCGGAGGACAAGCCGCCTATGGATTTCTACAAATATTTATTCTTCACATTGCCGGGTGCATTGCATTTCAAAAAAGGGAATTGAATCAATTTGTAGTACCTACATCGGATGGCCTTATATGCAAACATTTTATTGGAACCAAGGTTTCTAATCAAATAGGAACAAAAGCAGCCTCCTCACCGCGTCTAAGGCGCCCAACCCATTTATTCTGCAATTAGTGAGGTTCCTAGGAAGCAGGTCAAGCATGATCACCCGCGGGCACTCCAGGATATGAATGTATTGGCATTAATGTCGGCTGAAACACGAATAGAAGAGCAGTTGGCGCcggtttttttttaaaaaaaaagaaaaacacgATTCATTCTATTGGTTCTGTCGACTGTCTGTCACATCAAAGCACACTTATTCCCTCCGGTTGGCTGTGATGGATTCTGTGATTTTTCAATTTCTCCGATCATTAACTCAAAAGCTTTCCCAACGTTGTAGTCAAGACGAGCACTAGCTTCCGTAAACGCACAGCGAAACTCTTCCCCTAGCTGCCGGCCCTCATCTAAGGACACTTGACGTTGTTCGGGTTTAAGATCACTCTTATTTCCCACGACGACAAGTGGAACATAATCTGCCCCCTGGCGCACTTCAGCTGAGTAAAAAAAACGCGAGTCAAAGGTGAAATACTTACCAAATGGTTTAGTATCTTGTCTCTGATGACCCTTACCATATCAAAAGACTGACGAGACGCCACGGAGTAGGCAATTAGATATCCATGAATTCCGATGAAATGTTTAGAGTTTAGTATGCTGTACTCGTCCTAATGCTTTGAATTAGCGCTTTGCAATCACCGAGCGCACCATTAATGTCCTCACTTGGCCAGCTGTATCAACTATCTCCGTCGCATAGTCCTGACCATTGTATTTGATAATTCGACTAAAGGTGTTCTCAATCGTTGGATAGTAACTCTCCACGAAGTGTTGCTCAACGAACCGAACCGTGAGTGAGGATTTACCTAGGGAACTATTAGCTCTGAAAAGAGAGTATTCGGGAACGTGGACACATGCCTACGGAGCGACTGCCCACGATAGCTATTTTTCGTTGCTTTGGTGCACTAGGCATTTTCGCGGGCCCAGAAAGGGGATAATAATAGGAAAAAGACAAGATAATTCGTGGAGCTTGCGGATGTTAATGCGTCCGGCGATGCTAGCCAGAACCCCAGCGGACAGATACTAACTTCTATGACCAGAAATCATAGAGATCTGGGGTTTTTCGATTGGGCTACGGAAACAACGTCAGAAATGATGGATACGTACCCTTTAACCCTTGGGAGCGGCGCagcgctgctgctgatgactCAGTGGGTGTGGCAAACTCCCAGGTAGCTCAGGAGCTAAATGAGCGAATGCCGCATTGCGGGCGCACGCAAACATACCTACCTATCAAAAGATACATCTCCGTTCCTGCTGCAACAAAGCATGATATttttaactagaattaacTCGGAAATTTTAGCCTAGTCACATTTGTACAGTGTccataaaaaaaaaattctaGTAGTAAACTGCTGTTGTGATCACATCACGCAATATGTCGGCCGAAGACAATTAATGCATAATAGTGTGACCTATCTCACTTCAACTCCAGTAGGTGGGAATTACTAGTGCGTGGTAGAGGAGGTGATGGAGCCCTTTTGTAGCAGCTTCTATCAATATACGAGCCACTCC
This genomic interval from Aspergillus puulaauensis MK2 DNA, chromosome 7, nearly complete sequence contains the following:
- the SES1 gene encoding serine--tRNA ligase SES1 (COG:J;~EggNog:ENOG410PFEB;~InterPro:IPR006195,IPR015866,IPR042103,IPR010978, IPR033729,IPR002317,IPR002314;~PFAM:PF02403,PF00587;~go_function: GO:0000166 - nucleotide binding [Evidence IEA];~go_function: GO:0004812 - aminoacyl-tRNA ligase activity [Evidence IEA];~go_function: GO:0004828 - serine-tRNA ligase activity [Evidence IEA];~go_function: GO:0005524 - ATP binding [Evidence IEA];~go_process: GO:0006418 - tRNA aminoacylation for protein translation [Evidence IEA];~go_process: GO:0006434 - seryl-tRNA aminoacylation [Evidence IEA]); its protein translation is MLDLADFITDRGGDPNKIKESQRRRSAPETAVDEVLSLYEEARRARYEVSQINSQLNALLKEIGKKKKNKEDASLLLEDKAKLESRRKEAEEVAFQKESLRDRKIRTIGNYVHDSVPVSNNEDDNPIIRTWSPDNFVAEKPNCLSHHEVLTRLDGYDPERGVKIVGHRGYCLTGYGLFLNLALVNYGLEFLWKRGYKPNQPPHFMLREMMAKTAQLEQFDEELYKVTESEDKTTDKYLIATSEQPLSALHDSEWLQDKDLPIRYAGYSTCYRKEAGAHGKDAWGIFRVHQFEKIEQFILTKPEDSWKVFDEMIATSEDFYQSLGLPYQIVSIVSGALNNAAAKKFDLEAWFPFQQEYKELVSCSNCTDYQARALGIRFGPKKTTDAKKAYVHALNATLCATERTLCCILENYQTDDGFVVPEPLRKYIPGAPEFLPYTKELPKDSTSTKSRPKAASKPFTGTDEAAKKLQGMQI
- the rhbA gene encoding Rheb family small GTPase rhbA (COG:S;~EggNog:ENOG410PJZE;~InterPro:IPR005225,IPR001806,IPR027417,IPR020849;~PFAM:PF00025,PF08477,PF00071,PF01926;~go_component: GO:0016020 - membrane [Evidence IEA];~go_function: GO:0003924 - GTPase activity [Evidence IEA];~go_function: GO:0005525 - GTP binding [Evidence IEA];~go_process: GO:0007165 - signal transduction [Evidence IEA]), with protein sequence MPSAPKQRKIAIVGSRSVGKSSLTVRFVEQHFVESYYPTIENTFSRIIKYNGQDYATEIVDTAGQDEYSILNSKHFIGIHGYLIAYSVASRQSFDMVRVIRDKILNHLGADYVPLVVVGNKSDLKPEQRQVSLDEGRQLGEEFRCAFTEASARLDYNVGKAFELMIGEIEKSQNPSQPTGGNKCALM